In the genome of Candoia aspera isolate rCanAsp1 chromosome 4, rCanAsp1.hap2, whole genome shotgun sequence, the window GTTGAAGAAAAACCCAAACATGAACCATGTGCCTTATCGGCGAAGCTCCATAGTTAGGGAAACTTTGAAACAAACTGAGAAAATAGCTGCTAGCAATAAGAATCAGATGAGAGAATGTCAACCTTTTTTGTTGATTTCTAAACTCAACCCCAGATTTCTTTTCACTGCTCTGCACTGTCTATCCGGGTTCCCTCTTTGCCATTTGGGGGAAAACAAAACCATGGGTGGGGGCTCTTGATGGGACTGAGAAGGGCGGCAACATATCTAGGCAGCTGCTACCCCTTCTACCTCCCTCTGCTTGCCCAGGGCTCACATaattctaaaacatctggatCATATTAAGCCAGGCTTACAGCCACAGGAATTTAAACTAGCTGCAGGAGCCCAGATTGTGCTTTCTCTGATGTGGGGTAGGAGGAAATACGTTGCATTCAAGGAAGGGCTTCAAAATCTGAGCACCCAGAGACAACTTGGAATAAACTGGCTAAGGTCTGAGAcatgtttcattttttctttggagTTGAGATTTGTGAATCCTTGGGAAAGGACATGGGGACAGCTGGATAATAGGGAGAAAGCCTCTGGGGTGCAGAATCTGGAAGGAGCAGAATTTATCAGTTTGAGCCAGGGACACAGTTGGGTTGGTGTTGCCTGGGAAGACGGTGGTTCCTAGTTGCTCTGACCAGCAGTGAGGAAGGATCTGTGTAAGTTTAAtgcatgtttttcttctctctccattCAGCTGCCAGGATGAGTTTCCTTCTCTTCGCAGTCACTGCCCTCCACGTTCTCATCCTCATTTTACTCTTTGTAGCCACATTGGACAAGGTAAGAAAGAACTTAAATTTTCTAGTGTTTGATCTGCAGGTTAAATCCTTTGTTTCAGGGTTGCTCAGCTAGTTCAATGTTCCCTACCCTTGTGTGCCCAGTTCTATAACACTACCCAGAACCCTCCAGCCATCTGGAGTTCACAAGGGTATGCCATGTGATCTAGTAAGCTAGactctagagcggtgtttctcaaccttagccattttaagatgtgtggacttcaactcccagaactgctggctggggaattctgggagttgaagtctacacatcttaaaatgactaagattgagaaacactgctctagagacaaCTTTCTCTGACTCTTTGATGAGGGACCAAGTTTTAATCAAGGATACTAAATCATTTTGCTCAGCATTTCACttggaagaaaacaatgaaaCATGCCACTCTGACCTCctcatatattttattatgttgtCATCACCTGTTTATCCAGGGAGTTTATGAAAATTATAGAGTTTTCTATTTGAGATAATTTCTCCTCAGATGTCAAGAGTAGGGCCTAGGAGGAGGCCATAGACACTTCAGAAAATCCCCAATGGCATTAAATTTCTGACTGAAGTTCTCCTTGCTTCTTGCATTTCTAATTGGTGTTTGTTTCTCCCCAAAAGGAGAATATATGTACACATCCACAAGTACACTTATACACACGTTTTATATTTTGGGAGAGCCCACTTAAAAGATAAAGGAAAATGCATTGctgaggttgctgaggttgacaaacactgccttAAAATAGTAGTGTGTATTTGAGACATTTGCTGAGTACATTGCATTGTGTCTACTGTTGCATCACTTGGGGTAAAAGTAATTTGCAGATTTATTTTATCTCCTGCCCCTTCTACCCTGCAACTCTTACCTTTCACTGTTCCCCAACTTGGTTCTTCAGTAGTATATTAGGGCTGCCACCAGTTACAAGTTCAGGAGGCCCAAATACatgacatctttaaaaaaatagatcagCAGAAGTTCCACTGTCCACTAAGAGAGGAGAATGAAGGAATAGAGAAAGGGCAGGGAGACAGAGTGGCCACACACCAGGATGGAGGAATTGAGGACAGAGGAATTTGGAGAAGttgcagggagagagagattcagGAATGTGTGGCGGTCTCCACAGCTTGACAGCATCACTACCAGACTGCACATAAAACCAGTTAGAGAAGAAAAGCTTGAGGCAGAAAAAGCTgtggaaaaatattttggaaagccAGAATGTTTTTCAAATGCTTCTTGTTCCATTCAGTGAATTTTCCCTCCCTGATTCTCCACGACAGGGGAACAGATTTTACAATTACAGTAGAATGTGCAGTTCAGATcagttcagtgtgtgtgtgtgtgtgtataaatcacTATTACCAAGCTGCAGTTATTACAGCTGTTGTTGGTTGGTGGCTATTGTTTTCGAAGTCGCACACTCAACCCTCTGCAAAATAAGGACTCATCCGCTGTAAAATTACTGGTGTGCATGGGGGTCTGTGGCTTCAAAGGGAGTGGAGAGAACAGGATTTTATATGGATTCCCCAACCAGTTGGTTGGAGGCAGTTTATTAACCCTCATTCACTCACTTGGAAAGGTGATCTCTTTGGCTTCATCTTTTCTGTCCTAATTTCACGTCTTTGTCTCTCTTGTTCTAGTCATGGTGGGTTCTGCCTGATAAAGAAACAGTGAACATCTGGTATGAATGTTTGATGGACAACCACTACCAGAATTGGACTTGCCACCCAGTGTCTGATAGTAGTGAGTATAGAGGGTACTGTCTGTTTTGTGGAAATGGCCCTTTTGTTCATGGCTGCCCAGGAGCGTCTGCAGGGGAGGGTCAAAATTGGCGAGATGGAGAGAACGTTGCATGCGCTGATGACGCATGCCCGTTGGGAAGGGTCATTCCATCTGCCGTGTGGCTGGTTTTGACCATCCTGCTCCAAGGTGTGGATGCACCTACGGAGCTTTCCCAAGCCAGGTCCTCCTCATATGTGTTTGGACTGCAGCTCCTGGAATGTCCCAGCAAACATGACTGAGACACTTTAGCCATTTGGGCTGCGGGAAGATTGACCGGAGAAGGCATTGATCAGCTCTGCGCTTGATGATCTTTTCTCTTCATTGGTTTCTCTCCCCAGGATGGCTTCACGCAGTCCAGGCTTTCATGGTTTTAAGCCTTCTCTTCTCTAGCATGGCCTTCATTATTTTCATGTGGCAGCTCTACACGATGAAGCGGGGAAGCCTCTTTTATGCCACGGGAATCTTCCAGATATTGACTGGTAAAGGTCCAATTTGATCACCTCCTGGGTGCTATGAAAtagcagagaaagagagatgaggTGGCAATTAGAGGGAAGAAAGATTGGAGCTGAGgctgagaaggaagggaggggaggttTGAATGTGCACGATGTAAAATGGAAGGGGGCATTGCATAGATCTCAACTGTAGCAgcttgaagtccacctatctttaagttgctatggttgaaaaatacagatagtccttgtttagcaactacaactgggaccagcaactcagtcgttaagcaaagtggtcgctaagtgaaaccacaactgtgcttatgattttcttctgctttcctttgctttacagacctgtgaaggtcataaatgtgagaatcggtcacaaagttactttttcatctttgtcgtaactgcaaacagtcactaaatgaggcagttgctaaatgaggactatgtGTACTGGCATAGATGATTGCTTTGGAAGAAAGAAACGTTAGAAGGGAAACACAGGAGGGAGCCATGTAGGTGTAACATAACAGGGACAATTTTCGCGGCATTTAGCCACTTCCCTGGAACCCTGGATGAATCTGGGAAGCGGTTACGTTCCATTTGcccaaattgtttttttaatataaggaccttgcaagctgcagttAAGAAGTGGAGATCAGGGGTGGGAAACCCTGGCCCTTCAAAtatcctctagatcagtgtttctcaaccttggcaactttaggaagtatggacttcaactcccagaattccccagccagcatggctcactggggaattctgggagttgaagtccattgccaaggttgggaaacattgctctagatgCTCCAGTCAGAATCGCCAATGAGAAGGGTGCTGTAGTCCAGGAACATCCAAAGCACCACGGGTTCCCCACCAAGCTGCCCACTTAGCTAGTGCTACTAATTCTTTGATCCTGGGATGCCTATTGCAGATCTGCATGGGTGGCTGGTGGGATTTTGCACTGCAGGAACTGTCATTACAGGTGGGAAGGATGTAGTTATCTTTCAGACTGCATGCTGAAGAAGATGGGGCAGCAAGATGGAGCTGTGACTTGGTACTAATTTCCTTTGTGGGTTTCTTCCCAGCTGTCTCCGTGTTCACAGCTGCCTTGATCTACACTATCCATGTGGACACGTTCCAGCGTGGCCGAATGCCGGGCGGCTCCTACGGTCACTGTTTCGTGCTAGCCTGGTTTTCCTTTCCCTTGGCTCTTATCAGTGGGATCGTTTATATCCACCTTCGGAAAAAAGAGTGACTGACAATAGGGAAATTTCCCCATTTGCCTTGGAAGGAGACGTGTTCTCTAAATTTAGCTATGCATTCATTCTTTGCAGTTTTTGAAAGCACTCATGGCACAAAATTCTATGCAATGTGTAGCTTGATCCGTAGGGGTTATTGGCCTATGAATGCATGACTTctgtttgcatatttttgtgtACGTCCCATGATGTGGGAAGTTAAAGATGTGCCATCACACTGGGCATTTGTTTAGTCTCTGAGAGGTTACCATGAATTAAGTACAGGTAGGCtgtgacttacaaccacaattgggactggaacttacattgctaagcaatgtggtcattaagtgagttgcatctgattttacgacctttttttgccgcgctcgttaagcaaatcacttggttgttaagtgaatcatgtggcttcccccattgactacGCTTGTTgaaagccccctgggaaggtcataaatggcaaccatgtgaccccgggacactgcaaccgttgtaaatacatgctggttgccaaacagccaaattttgatcatgtgaccatggggatgctgtgatggttgtaagtgtgaggaccggtcacaaataacttttttcagtgccatcgtaactttgaacggttgttaaacaaatggtcataagtcgaggactacctgtatgtgaataTTTTCCTGGCAAAATGGTATGTCATGATGCCATCATATCAGCCTATTCAGGGTTCACTTCTGGAGAAatgtttgcttcttctttttttaattatgtacatGTAGATTATACCCACCTTTTACTTTTCCAAAAGAGGGAACAATATATTCACTCTGTAgtgtttttttagaaataaatcatCTCCTTTTTTGATAATCTGCAGTGTGGCAAAcaattccccctccctttttttttatagaaatccatttttatttgaaatacatattttaatggaaaaaaacatGCAGATACATTGGTagtatagatataaaatatatttctttttcacggTTGGCAAATGGAAGGCAAACTGAAATACAATGTAGAAGTATTTTCATGGGCTTTTTAAAAgactcattttaaaaatggaggttAAATAAGAACCTGATTCTTAACATTTTGGTTTTCTTACAGATATTTCTGTCTTTTCACATTTGCCACTTGGGAGCTAAAGCACTGTGTGGATAAAATTCCTATTAAATTGCAGTTGAAAATCATTGAACCTTTTAAAGTTTTAAGAACAGGCAGTAGAATCTGTTTATTGCTTGTTCAGAAAAGTTTCTACTAATCCTAAAAACCTGCACTGGTTTCTCAACTCTTGAGGGATTGTGCTAGAACAGCTAGACGACGTGAAGAGACTGCAGCTCACATTTGGTTGCTGAAATGATGTATAAAAATCAAATTCATCCCCTGAACTTTTAACCTTATAATGTGAGAGCATGTGCCATTATTCTTCAAAAAGTGCCCTCTTATTATAAGTAGGAACATCtgtggggaggtcaaaaaagtcaagatggtggccataaccatGCTGACCCTGCCTTTTGTATGCAGCACATATACAAAATTAGTGGGCTTCAATTACACAGGTGCTACTGTTCTGCCATTTCCACTTTTTTCCCTCTATTCCCAGAAATTAGTTTCATTCTACCTTTggcatgtcccccccccccccccaaaaaaaaattagcTTCAGAAACTTCTACTTAGGGACAGTTGGTAGGGAAAAGAGctacttatatatatatttgtgagtTTGGTTGGTGGGATATTGACTACCCCGTATCTAAGATCTTTGTTGCTGTTTCTTAAAACACCAGATGCCTTtctagtacagatagtcctctttagtgaccacagttgggactggcaacttggtcattaaatgaagcagtcGCTAACTGAAATTGTGACTGTGCTTGCGATCTTACTTCAGCTATCCTTTGCTTTACCGacttgtgaaggtcataaatgcgaggattggtcacaaaattactttttcatcatggtCTTAacttggtcactaaatgaggcagtcactaaacaaggactacctgtaactctcAGTAACTATTCAGTGAGTTACCACCAGTTGTGACTCCCTTTTCAGCGGATGTACATTTGCAAAAGTATTTATTTGTCCCACTCATACTAAAATATTTCAGGTTGCCTAACTAATCCTAGATCTTGTTTGCCTTCTTTCCAGCTTTTTCCAAATGTATCTCCTTTTATTCCTAACTACCTGGCTGAGAATTACAGGGACTGTAGGCTGCCGAATCAAAAAATCTGCAGTTTAAGGAATGTTCACATAATTATGCCTGTATACCACCTTTCTTCAACTGCCCTGCTCCTCCAGTAATTTCTGCTTGGCAACTTGGTTGCAAGTCCCCAAATTGATGGTTTCTGCAATGTcccctttcattttcttccaatggCTTTTATATTCTATACGTATTTTAGGaattaaaaagcaatgaaaagaCTTGAGAGAGCTGTATCTTCTTCTTTAGGATGGCAAATGCTTTACACTCCAATTCTCCTAGCATTCACAGGGGAAGCTCATATCTGGAGAAGAGAGCATGAAAGTCTAtgtttcaggtagtcctcatttagcaaccacaattgggactgcaactctgtcgctaagtgttgtggttgctaagcagaaaatcatctGACTGCAACGGTTTATgacgtcacttcccatttggttgttaagcgaatcactgcagttgtaaagtgagatgTCACATGATCGCAACTTCTGTGTTCTCcgttaactctgcttgttggaagttggTTGTGAAGCAcatgaatggtgatcatgtgacggggatgctgcagtggttggAAATACGCACCGGTTGCGAagtgcccaaatggtgatcacgtgaccgtaggATGCTGCATCGATCGTAAATGAGAGGATTgatcacaaagctgttttttttctactgttgtacctttgaacggtcgctgcatgaggcagtcagtaagcgaggactacctgtagcatccTGCAGCTTAAATATAATCCACACAGCTAACATCAAGGTTACTGCTGTTTTTCATTTACTGCCTTGAATTCTAACTGGACaaactactttttatttattgcGGCATTTGAATATTAAGTTGCTTACAAACTTCACCCCACCCCTCTTATTTTCATAGATAAGAACTGAGTGGTGGTGACTGATTGGTCCTAGGCCACCCTTGTTTATTTTGCACGTGTGGGGTATAAAACTGGGAGGAGTTGCCTGTGGCCTGCCTGGAGACCCATCCCACCGGTCTGCCTCTCTGACAAAGCCTACTCCCATCCATATTAGGCAAAAGTGCAGCTTCAAGTCTACAGAGGATGCTAATTTACCATCTGGCAAAAGCACAGATCTGTGCCTgggaatgaataaatatttgatCTAGTTGAGATCTGAAGAATCTATCCACCACCAAACGCGCAAAAGAGTTGTCTTTTTTATAAGAATACAAGCAACTGTAGGAATAAGAGAGCTCAGACATGCAAAGAGATGGCACTGAACACAGGAGACACTGGACAGGCAGCTTCTGCAGAGAACCACTTGTTGCTGACTTGCGTTCATCTACGGCAGACTATTAGCCCTTTGGAAGGCATGCTTAGAGTCTTCAATGCAATTGCTAAAGTTTtctgtttaaaccagtgtttttcaaactgagcAAGGTGTGCAGGCTTcggctcctagaattcccaagctggctggggaattctgggagttgaagtccacaccttaaagttgctgagtttgagaaacactgacttaaacaAGCAGGCAGTAATACAGTGCAGTTAGGGTTTATTCTGTAGGATTCTACATCCTAGCCTTCTGATCCTTGATGTGAAAAGATGTTATCATCATGATTCACAGTTTGGAAAAGATCAGATAAAAAGATTGCCTTACCAATGTGGCCAAGTTGCCTCCATTTTAGTTCTACTGTAAAGAAAGCTGGGATTGGATGTCTGTCATGAGATTAAGTTGCAGCAGTTTCAATTTAGGCTGGGGTAGATCTGGTAGCAGATAGTGCTTGTAGTTCCCCTCACGTTGTATGCTATGGTGACTTTGTAGTTTCTTGGCAACTATATGGCTATCCAGTCTATTCTATAGCACTGGGATcttcttgtggtctcccatccaaatattaatcaggaATCACCCTGCTTACAATGAGCAATATATTCATAAACACAAACATGCTATATGTTCAAAGTGCTAAGTTTTCCTGTTCTACTGGCTTGGGAGAGAATAGTTCAATAAAAGGCTAGGTGAAGCTTGATGTGGAAAAGTGGGGGAAGTTATCAGTCATGGGCAGATAGAAGAGCAGAAATTACTTAAGTATTCTACAAGAAACAGTAGGAATTGACAAAGGATTAAAAATATGTTGTGCTTGGGCATATTTTTTGGGATGCTCGCATGTATACTGCAACAGAGGAAGTTGGAGAAAGCCAATCTTGGCTGTGGTGGCATCCAAGCACAATGTAAGGTGCATGTGTCTTAAGAAATCTGGAGGCAGCTCATCTCAATCCATCCCTTTATTAAACTTGTACAAGTTCATTCatctcccctttaaaaaaatgacatctATTGAACAAATGTTAAGCAGGGTGTGGAAAtaatgtggccctccagatgtactACAGCTGGTTACTGCTGGCTAAGATGAATGGAAGGAAGAGAGCCAGAAGCTTCCCACGCTTGATATTTTAACTGAATGGAAGGTTCAAATATGCTTCAGATTCTCCCTTACTGGATCATGTTCTACGGTGAAACAAGCAAGATGTCCTTGAATTGATCCTTTTGACAACAATTCTCCTGACAATAGTACAAATgtaatttgccactgccttcttcctgatCCTGATTTCTCCCCTAGGTAGCTTTTGAGACCAGAGGCCAGCCAGATGTTGTCAGCTGCTTAGACTGTAATCCTCTGAGGGGCTTATGTCAGCTACTTACATGTGTGTCGTTTGAGTTGCCAAGAATCCACATCTTCAGTCTCCCCTAATTATTGCCTTGCACATGTGCTGGAGTGCAGGTCCTATCACCTgctgccagcatggccaatggagGAAGCCAAGTGGCATGTGCCAGCCATTCTATTTGTTGGCCCAGGCAAGAATAAGGATTGTTTAGCAACAAAGCAATGTTTCTACCATTCACCATCACAAAAACAAGCAGGAATCCTGCCTAAGGACTGTACTGCAACTTGTTTGCTGCAGGAAAACAGACCATCTTTTCCTGAGACCTGCTGTTTCCTTGCAGAGCTGCTGTGACCTGGCCTGGGCCAATGCaaaacaagcttttaaaaaaacaacttggaGTTActggcagaaataaaattcaagacaTGTTATTTCAAGAAAGCTGTGCAGGTGGTTCCTGTttaaccacaattggaactggaaactcagttgttaagtgaagcggttgctaagtgaaaccgcaactgtgcttattatcttacttcagctttcctttcttgTACAGACATGTGAAGGTTGTAAacgcaaggattggttgtaaagttactttttcatcaccacaaCTGCAAagagttgctaaatgaggactaccagtagtgAGGAAAAGGCAGAGTTGTTACTGTTTTGAAAACAATCACTGTTTGCCCAATGTCGAATTCTAGTATAACATCTAATAAATAAGGATTTGGGGGCTGAGTGCCTGCCGACTCACAGAAATCAAAAAGAAGCTGCACCGACTATGACAGTTACAGCATATTGACCCCT includes:
- the EMP3 gene encoding epithelial membrane protein 3; the encoded protein is MSFLLFAVTALHVLILILLFVATLDKSWWVLPDKETVNIWYECLMDNHYQNWTCHPVSDSRWLHAVQAFMVLSLLFSSMAFIIFMWQLYTMKRGSLFYATGIFQILTAVSVFTAALIYTIHVDTFQRGRMPGGSYGHCFVLAWFSFPLALISGIVYIHLRKKE